One window of Triplophysa rosa linkage group LG10, Trosa_1v2, whole genome shotgun sequence genomic DNA carries:
- the kcnk2a gene encoding potassium channel subfamily K member 2, which produces MAAPDLLDPKSATHNTKPRLSFSSKPIVFNSGDDCDTITTVMKWKTVLLIFLLVVLYLIIGATVFKALERPQESSQKYLIVKEKMNFLSRHACVNTSELEDLVKQVVAAIRAGVNPSGHPSNETSMWDFSSSFFFAGTVITTIGFGNISPHTEGGRIFCIIYALLGIPLFGFLLAGVGDQLGTIFGKGIAKVEKMFVKWNVSQTKIRVTSTVLFILFGCLLFVAIPALIFQHIEGWSTLESIYFVVITLTTIGFGDFVAGGSEIEYLDYYKPLVWFWILVGLAYFAAVLSMIGDWLRVISKKTKEEVGEFRAHAAEWTANVSAEFKETRRRLSVEIYDKFQRATYIKRKLSSELGQNPGQDLMSCKRTLSVNFTDELEKEPPALTKNGSMYLNGLTPDFPDCGEISIIERLK; this is translated from the exons A TGGCCGCACCTGATCTTTTAGATCCCAAATCAGCAACGCACAACACCAAACCACGGCTGTCGTTTTCCTCCAAACCCATCGTCTTTAACTCGGGAGATGACTGTGACACCATCACCACCGTAATGAAGTGGAAAACGGTACTGTTAATCTTCCTGTTGGTAGTTCTGTACCTGATCATTGGAGCCACCGTGTTCAAAGCCCTGGAACGGCCCCAGGAGAGCTCGCAGAAGTACCTCATCGTGAAGGAGAAAATGAACTTCCTCTCCAGGCACGCCTGTGTCAACACCTCTGAGCTGGAGGATCTGGTGAAG CAAGTGGTGGCTGCCATTCGTGCGGGGGTCAATCCTTCAGGTCACCCCTCCAATGAGACAAGCATGTGGGACTTCAGTAGCTCCTTCTTCTTTGCAGGGACTGTCATTACCACCATAG GGTTTGGAAACATCTCTCCACACACGGAGGGAGGCAGGATCTTCTGCATTATCTACGCTCTGCTGGGGATTCCTCTCTTTGGCTTTCTCTTGGCTGGAGTGGGCGATCAGCTGGGAACCATATTTGGAAAAGGAATTGCAAAAGTGGAAAAGATGTTTGTG AAATGGAATGTGAGCCAAACCAAAATACGTGTGACATCCACGGTGCTGTTCATCCTGTTTGGGTGCCTGTTGTTTGTGGCCATTCCCGCGCTCATCTTCCAGCACATCGAGGGCTGGAGTACTCTGGAATCCATCTACTTTGTTGTCATTACATTAACCACTATTGGATTTGGAGACTTTGTGGCAG GAGGATCTGAGATTGAATATCTGGACTATTATAAGCCTTTAGTGTGGTTCTGGATCCTGGTGGGTCTAGCCTACTTTGCAGCAGTTCTCAGCATGATCGGAGACTGGCTTCGGGTCATTTCCAAGAAGACCAAAGAAGAG GTTGGAGAGTTCCGTGCGCACGCTGCAGAATGGACAGCTAATGTGTCGGCGGAGTTTAAAGAAACGCGGCGCCGACTGAGCGTGGAAATTTACGACAAGTTTCAGAGGGCAACATACATCAAGCGCAAGCTGTCGTCTGAGCTCGGACAAAACCCTGGTCAGGACTTGATGTCATGCAAGAGGACCCTGTCTGTAAACTTCACAGATGAACTCGAAAAAGAACCGCCTGCCTTGACCAAAAATGGCAGTATGTATCTGAATGGACTTACTCCGGATTTCCCTGACTGTGGGGAGATTTCCATTATTGAGCGTCTTAAATAA